The genomic region AAGCCGAAACAAAACCAAAAAAGTTCAGTGGATAATGATCTGATAAATTTACGTGCAACATTGAGGAAAATTGTTATCACTCTTCAATATGATTCAGGGGTGAGTGAAGGAGAAATAACCTCCAAAGCGCACATTAGATATGTATATACAAGTCTGACTGATTTACAGTTCTTTTTTAAAATAGGTAACAATCAAATGAATTGCGAAATGATATGTAATAATAAAACGCTCTGTAAAATTTTGTTAAGTTGTcatgtcaaaaaaaaatattgtaaacaGTGAGGTTGTGTTATTAGAAAGCATGAATCAAGCTTAAAAATGGCGTAGAATTGATGCAATTCCACCCTagcaacaattaattattgataatgacAAATAATACTGTTGCATTTCTTTGTAATTGCagtaagaattttttattaatttaatgaatgtcagtgaattttctaattgatgagtttttttttataagcaATTGTAGCTAAAgtttatagaaaaattatcagaaattgAACATTTGTTATCcctgaaattatttaaaaactgGCTAATGTTCCCTAAGAAACTAAAGAAcccattcaaaattttcagcTAACTTCACTTAAAATCTTAATAAATGTGTTCTCCAGGTACAAAACTCTCTGCAGTACGGCGTCTCGGCTGCCTCCAGTCCTCTCCTCACGTTTTGCCTCGACTCTCACAAAAACCGAAGCAAAAAGACACCGAAATGCCATCTTTGACACGGAAAAGAGTCGGCAAACGTCCTCAATCGGTAGAATTGAGAAGATCAAAGTAGTCTACGACAGTCCGGAGAATGAGATAACCTTACTCATGAACAAGGACCTCTCAACCCCCAATGACTGTGCGATGCACATCTCCGAGGGTGTGACCAAAACTTCAGCTCTAGCATCAGTGAACGGACTGCCCTGGGACATGCACAGACCCTTCGTCAGCGACTGCGAACTCAAACTGTTCACAATGAGAAGCCCTAACGACCGATCCGTGAACAATGCCTTTTGGAGGACGTGTTCCCTGATGCTGGGGGCCGTCGTTGATTCAGCTTTCAAGGACGACATACCATGCCACCTGCATAGCTTTATAGGTCCAAATATTAAATCGGGAAGTTTCATTTACGACGTCCACCTTCAGTTGCCGGATTGGACTCCAACAGAGGCGGAAATGCGCTCGTTGTCTAGTTTATTCACTAAACTCGTGCATCAGGAACTTCCAATCGAGCGGCTAGAGATCTCCGAGGAGATGGCCCTCGATATGTTCCAGGAGAATCCCTTCAAATCCAAGCAGATACCCAACATTGCTCAGaataatgaaggaaaaatcgtGGTTTATAGAGTTGGAGACCACATTGACATCAGCAAGGGACCTATGGTGGGCAACACCAGGCTCGTAGGCAGGAATACGATAACCGCCATTCATCATATTCAGAGCGAGGCTGGGGAGCCACTCCATAGGTTCCAGGGAGTCGCCCTACCCAATGGAATAATTGTTAACCATTTCGTCTATGGTATTATGGAAGAGAGGGCCAGAAAGCTCAATCAGACTTTCTGGATGCCGCAGAGATTAGAGCAAGAGGATTCAGTTGCTGTTGCTGCTAATAACTGAGAAATTATGAGTATAACtatgtaaataaattcagttgaaaatgaaaaaaaatcactgtttTTGGGTATTGAAGGATTTCTGTTATTGCTGAACTGAATGTTCGTAATTTTAGCAAATTTATACTAGATTCCATGATGTGAAATCACGTTATGGATTccataatttaattcattcagattagaattgaaaaactaatgaaataaaagaaaaacattgGGCCATGAGCACCCACATCAGAGGGGTTGATTTTGCAATTTACTTAGAAACATTTGGTCATTATATAGAagccaaataaaataaatttaaagtaCTTTGAtaacgataaatattttttaaaaatgtttaaaaatacgACGTAGAGGTGAACTCATTTTTAAAGTTCTGTCATtatgtttttgaaaaatactccAGAAGTTTTCGTCCTTGATTCCAGCCAAATTCCACAAGTTATGCTCAGAAGTttcacatgattttttttattaatccatTCTATACGTCCATCAATTTATTATCCCATACAACATCATTTTCATagacttaaaaattaaaaatacgacATACAAGAATGTATAATTCAACAACAAGCAAATATGCTGCCCTCCATCCGAAAAAAAAGTGTCAAGAAGGTGGTTTCCCCTTGCACGCACGTTGTTCCCAGACAAAGTGTCCAGGCAATCGATTAGCCCTGGATGCTGGACAATTGACAGTCATTTTGAGGTACATCTCAGGGTTGTGGGAGAGTGGTCGATTGTTGTCGACATCGTCGCTCCTAAGAATAGGTCTGATGATGAGAGGTGCAAGCTCCGGTGAGCAGCGAAGTTCGATTCCTATGACGAGATCGTATGTTGGGAATAGTTTCTTGTCCTTTCGCTGTTCTTCTGGATACTCCAGATGCTCTTCAGATTCAGCGGGTCGGTGCCACTTTGTTGTATACGCCTGTGTATTCATGTTGCCGTAGTAGAAGAATTTTCCACCATATTCTCCATATCCTGAGTAGGTGGAGGGAAGGATGACTTGGGGGGTAACGGCTGTTCTAGTCTGGATGGAAATTTCTCTTCCAAAATGTTTCCCCTCGTAGTAATGCTCGTTTACACTAGCCACTAAACGTCGTAGACGTAGATACATAAATCTCTGCTCATCACGCCAAGAACCTTCATCTACAGTACAGGGCACCTGTAGACAGGTAAACCAAGTACGACGCATCGTGTACTGAAGGCGCATACAGACGATGCTACCTCGGTTACCACGGCCTGGGGTCACTCTAAAGGAGAGAATCTTGCGGCCCTCAGCCAAACAATCCAGAATGTCGACTGCCTTGCAACCGGAGATGAGTAGAGATCTTAGGGAGAAGGAGTGATTTTTTAGGAGGTCGGAGAACGATAAGAGGCCTAGGGGGCGGGGGATAGTGAAACTAGAAGTTTGCAACtaagagaggaagaaaaaactgacaattttcttcaaaaaattgttcattcgATAGCAATTGAGCTAAGGAACTTGAAGGTAATCGAAAGAGGATAAGTTACTTTGAGGAATGTGCCTAATGACGTGGTGAAGTGTCAAACCTGTTAAATTTTCTCTCTGACaccttttcaaaataattcatgaaacGTTTGCAGAAATGAGAGAAACTCGAGATGATAGCCTCCGGTCCATTAGGTCCGATTAGAGAGGCTGGTTGGGCTTTTGTCAGATAAAGAATGCGATTTAGCTGGTCTAAGAGGCCACCAGGATAAAAGCACAGCCTGGGAAATCTTTCAGGACGTGGGGGATGGGTGTAACGCCAGGTAACGGCACGGAGGAGGCGGTATTGCATGTGAACTAGCTCGAGAATATTGAAGGCTTTCGTGAAGACTAGGAGGTCggtattatttttagctgTGTAGATTCGCTCCTTGGCGAAGTTTAGGGTGGACTCGAGTCGGTGGCCAGCTGAGAAAAATGCCCCGTTCAGAAGCATATTAGCAACTAATTGACAATGcctgaaaatggaaatgaaggaATACATGAAAACTCATTCAATTTTAACTAATAAAGTTACCCTTCATCATATTATTTACAGAATGAAGTAATCttcctgaaatattttttactcatATTCACCTTGAAACAAGTCGAAAAGTTCCAGCAACCGTCTGCATCGGTAAGAAACCCAAAATGGTCTCCAGTACTTCCGGTGGAAGTGTCTCGAGTGTAAAAACCACCTTGGTTTTGACATTCTCCGTAGCCTCCGAACATGACGTTGACAGTCTTCTTCTCTTGCTCACACTCATTTAAATACCCCAGCACTTCCCGAAAATTCgtaattcaaaaaataatccgaaaGACAACGATACACCTTGAATGCTCTCCCAATAAAACAAATCTTTGGTTTTCACAGTCTCTGGCACCCTCAGGCCTCACAGAGTTTAAAATCCTCAAACATCATGTAAAAAAATGTCGTAAAAGTTAAAATCCTGCTCGTTTTAGTGCACAAATTCGACAGAACAAATGACGTCTCAGTAATTTTCCgatgattttttccaaaatggaCATTACCAGCAATATTCACTGCTGTCAAACAACAATTTGGACATGAGTTACCTGACAGTGcctcctgaatttttttttatcaaactgGACAATTTTCTCTCTCAGTTTCTTAAATTAAAAGTCCCCATTTATTTCTACTATAATTTGTTGACAAAATCCACTCGATATCGATCTATGCGATGATTTAGAGAGGAGATATTTCTGCAGGAAAGTTCACAGGTATGAAAAGTGTGAATTCAGTCTGTTACATTGAAGACTGTTCTACCACATAAGCACTGTCTTTGTTCGCAAATTTTTGCACGTCACTTTGATTGCTCCGATGTTTTAGTTTCATGTGTTCAGTATGATGTTTGAGTTTTGTCGAAATTAGCGCATACCCCGCGCAAACTGTATTCTTCCATCAAAGAAGGCGATTTTCTTCTTGACGTTCGTAAATAACAGGCTCCCAATTATTTACACCAGAATTTGTTCGCAAAATCCAGTCGATATCGATCGATGTGATGATTTAGGGAGGGTATATTTACGCGAAAAGATTTACGGAGATGAGAAGCGCGAATTTTGTTTCGTCCATTGAGGATTTTTCAGCCTCATAACACTGATGCTACTCGAACGATTTTAcacataattttaatttcccaaGTGATTTTGTATTTTGGGGTAAATTCGGCGATTTAGCTTTAAACGTCTTTTTATATTACTTGCAGTCGTAAATGTCCGCTCATTAACGTATAATCTTTCATGGGGCAAAACGATTTTTCCCCATgaagtttttaaataaaaatttagcaTTTATTTACCCGGtaatttattgatgaaatcCAGTTGTTATCGATCCCTCCGACGATTTAGAAAGGGACTATTTATGCGGGAAAGTTCACAGGCATAAGAAGTGTGAATTTAGTCTGTTCCATTGAGGATTCTTCAGCCACATAAGCACTGATGCTGTCTAGAAGGTTTTGTACGTCATTTCGATTGCTCGGATGTTTTCGTTTCGTGTGTTCACGTCGATGTTTGAGTTCTTTGAATGTCTTTCCGCATTGCTCACAAACATAGGGCCTAGCTGCTTCATGAGAGCGCACATGACCGTCGTAGTGGCTCTTCCtaacgaatttttttccacacctGGAACATCCAAACTGAAAGCGGCCCTCGTGAGCAGCTACGTGAGAGCTCAGGGTCCATTTGGTTTTGAAGGTCTTCGCGCAATAGTCACAGCGGATTTTTCCGTCCGACGTGGTTGTGGATTCCGTCTTTGGGGGTAGGCGAGGACCCTTGTTGATGAGTAGCATCTCCTCTAGAAGGAAATCGTCGTCATCGTCCTCTTCCATCTTCACAGGGGCCGGATCCACTGTGGATTCGAGGGCTTCTTGCGCCTCGAGGATGCTCGTTGTGTGGTCCTTCATGTGTGTCTCTAGGTTCTCTTCAGTTTCACATTTGACACCGCATAATGCACACATGTTGTCGGAGGATTTCTGGAAAAGCAACAAGTAATCTGTCAGGTGATCGCTTGCTTCGTATTAAAATGTGAAGAATTATCATCGccgaaaaaaatcagaaataagAGTTTATTCCAGTGAAATCGATTATTTCAAAggtggagaaaaaattatgtatgtTATAGGAAAGTTTTGTTTTAAATCttgttgaattattcatgaaacaatgaatgaaaaattgtctagGAAATCCTAGAGTgaatctaatgaaaaaatcgaaaaaaagcGAAAAGACTCAATTACCTTATCATGAGTCGTCACATGTGCCCGAAGTTTACTGAACTGTGTATACTTCTTTTTGCACAAGTGGCATGGATAGACCTTCGCATCAGTACCTCCCTCCTCCCCAGCCTTGACATGAATCTTCATGTGCCGTTGAAGAACAATATCATTGATGAAGCTTTCTCCGCATTGACCGCACGTGCGGACATCCGTTTGCATCGGCTCACACAGTCTCTCCTTCCTCGTTTCATGCCTCGCGATATGACGTTTTAGGTCGTGAGCCCTTGAGAAGGCTCGTCCATATCGCGAGCACGTGGGAAAGGGACAGCCCTTGGTTTTGTCTGCCTTCTGAAGGGCGGTAGCCAGGTCTGGCTT from Diachasmimorpha longicaudata isolate KC_UGA_2023 chromosome 1, iyDiaLong2, whole genome shotgun sequence harbors:
- the LOC135162366 gene encoding zinc finger protein 502-like isoform X1, producing the protein MFTMETESITLAPQTIHVGPIVHPISNETISIVIPLSAQLATVARVQTIESAEVIPEKSETTPELQPMVSVEVSLSPATSGTTETKPDLATALQKADKTKGCPFPTCSRYGRAFSRAHDLKRHIARHETRKERLCEPMQTDVRTCGQCGESFINDIVLQRHMKIHVKAGEEGGTDAKVYPCHLCKKKYTQFSKLRAHVTTHDKKSSDNMCALCGVKCETEENLETHMKDHTTSILEAQEALESTVDPAPVKMEEDDDDDFLLEEMLLINKGPRLPPKTESTTTSDGKIRCDYCAKTFKTKWTLSSHVAAHEGRFQFGCSRCGKKFVRKSHYDGHVRSHEAARPYVCEQCGKTFKELKHRREHTKRKHPSNRNDVQNLLDSISAYVAEESSMEQTKFTLLMPVNFPA
- the LOC135162366 gene encoding zinc finger protein 502-like isoform X2, producing METESITLAPQTIHVGPIVHPISNETISIVIPLSAQLATVARVQTIESAEVIPEKSETTPELQPMVSVEVSLSPATSGTTETKPDLATALQKADKTKGCPFPTCSRYGRAFSRAHDLKRHIARHETRKERLCEPMQTDVRTCGQCGESFINDIVLQRHMKIHVKAGEEGGTDAKVYPCHLCKKKYTQFSKLRAHVTTHDKKSSDNMCALCGVKCETEENLETHMKDHTTSILEAQEALESTVDPAPVKMEEDDDDDFLLEEMLLINKGPRLPPKTESTTTSDGKIRCDYCAKTFKTKWTLSSHVAAHEGRFQFGCSRCGKKFVRKSHYDGHVRSHEAARPYVCEQCGKTFKELKHRREHTKRKHPSNRNDVQNLLDSISAYVAEESSMEQTKFTLLMPVNFPA
- the LOC135161762 gene encoding uncharacterized protein LOC135161762; amino-acid sequence: MSVSKRRRLSTSCSEATENVKTKVVFTLETLPPEVLETILGFLPMQTVAGTFRLVSRHCQLVANMLLNGAFFSAGHRLESTLNFAKERIYTAKNNTDLLVFTKAFNILELVHMQYRLLRAVTWRYTHPPRPERFPRLCFYPGGLLDQLNRILYLTKAQPASLIGPNGPEAIISSFSHFCKRFMNYFEKVSERKFNRSLLISGCKAVDILDCLAEGRKILSFRVTPGRGNRGSIVCMRLQYTMRRTWFTCLQVPCTVDEGSWRDEQRFMYLRLRRLVASVNEHYYEGKHFGREISIQTRTAVTPQVILPSTYSGYGEYGGKFFYYGNMNTQAYTTKWHRPAESEEHLEYPEEQRKDKKLFPTYDLVIGIELRCSPELAPLIIRPILRSDDVDNNRPLSHNPEMYLKMTVNCPASRANRLPGHFVWEQRACKGKPPS
- the LOC135163407 gene encoding large ribosomal subunit protein mL39; its protein translation is MIQGYKTLCSTASRLPPVLSSRFASTLTKTEAKRHRNAIFDTEKSRQTSSIGRIEKIKVVYDSPENEITLLMNKDLSTPNDCAMHISEGVTKTSALASVNGLPWDMHRPFVSDCELKLFTMRSPNDRSVNNAFWRTCSLMLGAVVDSAFKDDIPCHLHSFIGPNIKSGSFIYDVHLQLPDWTPTEAEMRSLSSLFTKLVHQELPIERLEISEEMALDMFQENPFKSKQIPNIAQNNEGKIVVYRVGDHIDISKGPMVGNTRLVGRNTITAIHHIQSEAGEPLHRFQGVALPNGIIVNHFVYGIMEERARKLNQTFWMPQRLEQEDSVAVAANN